In a single window of the Callithrix jacchus isolate 240 chromosome 1, calJac240_pri, whole genome shotgun sequence genome:
- the LHX3 gene encoding LIM/homeobox protein Lhx3 isoform X2 has translation MLLETGLERDRERPGTAAVCTLGGTREIPLCAGCDQHILDRFILKALDRHWHSKCLKCSDCHTPLAERCFSRGESVYCKDDFFKRFGTKCAACQLGIPPTQVVRRAQDFVYHLHCFACVVCKRQLATGDEFYLMEDSRLVCKADYETAKQREAEATAKRPRTTITAKQLETLKSAYNTSPKPARHVREQLSSETGLDMRVVQVWFQNRRAKEKRLKKDAGRQRWGQYFRSMKRSRGGSKSDKDSVQEGQDSDAEVSFPDEPSLVEMGPANGLYGSLGEPTPALGRPSGSLGNFTLEHGGLAGPEQYRELRPGSPYGVPPSPAAPQSLPGPQPLLSSLVYPDASLGLVPSGAPGGPPPMRVLAGNGPSSDLSTGSSGGYPDFPASPASWLDEVDHAQF, from the exons ATGCTGCTGGAAACGGGGCTTGAGCGCGACCGAGAGAGGCCCGGGACCGCCGCCGTCTGCACTTTGGGCGGGACTCGGG AGATCCCGCTGTGCGCCGGCTGTGACCAGCACATCCTGGACCGTTTCATCCTCAAGGCTCTGGACCGCCACTGGCACAGCAAGTGCCTCAAGTGCAGCGACTGCCACACGCCGCTGGCCGAGCGCTGCTTCAGCCGAGGGGAGAGCGTTTACTGCAAGGACGACTTTTTCAA GCGCTTCGGGACCAAGTGCGCCGCGTGCCAGCTGGGCATCCCGCCCACGCAGGTGGTGCGCCGTGCCCAGGACTTCGTGTACCACCTGCACTGCTTTGCCTGCGTCGTGTGCAAGCGGCAGCTGGCCACGGGCGACGAGTTCTACCTCATGGAGGACAGCCGGCTCGTGTGCAAGGCGGACTACGAAACCGCCAAGCAGCGAG AGGCCGAGGCTACCGCCAAGCGACCGCGCACGACCATCACCGCCAAGCAGCTGGAGACGCTGAAGAGCGCCTACAACACCTCGCCCAAGCCGGCGCGCCACGTGCGCGAGCAGCTCTCTTCCGAGACCGGCCTGGACATGCGCGTGGTGCAG GTTTGGTTCCAGAACCGCCGGGCCAAGGAGAAGAGGCTGAAGAAGGACGCCGGCCGACAGCGCTGGGGGCAGTATTTCCGCAGCATGAAGCGCTCCCGCGGCGGCTCCAAGTCGGACAAGGACAGCGTCCAGGAGGGGCAGGACAGCGACGCCGAGGTCTCCTTCCCCG ATGAGCCTTCCTTGGTGGAAATGGGCCCGGCCAACGGCCTCTACGGGAGCTTGGGGGAGCCCACCCCGGCCTTGGGCCGGCCCTCGGGATCGCTGGGCAACTTCACACTGGAGCATGGAGGCCTGGCAGGCCCAGAGCAGTACCGGGAGCTGCGCCCCGGCAGCCCCTACGGAGTCCCCCCATCCCCCGCCGCCCCTCAGAGCCTCCCCGgcccccagcctctcctctccaGCTTGGTGTACCCAGATGCCAGCTTGGGCCTTGTGCCCTCAGGAGCCCCAGGCGGGCCCCCGCCCATGAGGGTGCTGGCAGGGAACGGACCCAGTT
- the LHX3 gene encoding LIM/homeobox protein Lhx3 isoform X1, whose translation MEARGELGPARESAGGDLLLALLARRADLRREIPLCAGCDQHILDRFILKALDRHWHSKCLKCSDCHTPLAERCFSRGESVYCKDDFFKRFGTKCAACQLGIPPTQVVRRAQDFVYHLHCFACVVCKRQLATGDEFYLMEDSRLVCKADYETAKQREAEATAKRPRTTITAKQLETLKSAYNTSPKPARHVREQLSSETGLDMRVVQVWFQNRRAKEKRLKKDAGRQRWGQYFRSMKRSRGGSKSDKDSVQEGQDSDAEVSFPDEPSLVEMGPANGLYGSLGEPTPALGRPSGSLGNFTLEHGGLAGPEQYRELRPGSPYGVPPSPAAPQSLPGPQPLLSSLVYPDASLGLVPSGAPGGPPPMRVLAGNGPSSDLSTGSSGGYPDFPASPASWLDEVDHAQF comes from the exons ATGGAGGCGCGCGGGGAGCTGGGCCCGGCCCGGGAGTCGGCGGGCGGCGACCTGCTGCTAGCGCTGCTGGCGCGGAGGGCGGACCTGCGCCGAG AGATCCCGCTGTGCGCCGGCTGTGACCAGCACATCCTGGACCGTTTCATCCTCAAGGCTCTGGACCGCCACTGGCACAGCAAGTGCCTCAAGTGCAGCGACTGCCACACGCCGCTGGCCGAGCGCTGCTTCAGCCGAGGGGAGAGCGTTTACTGCAAGGACGACTTTTTCAA GCGCTTCGGGACCAAGTGCGCCGCGTGCCAGCTGGGCATCCCGCCCACGCAGGTGGTGCGCCGTGCCCAGGACTTCGTGTACCACCTGCACTGCTTTGCCTGCGTCGTGTGCAAGCGGCAGCTGGCCACGGGCGACGAGTTCTACCTCATGGAGGACAGCCGGCTCGTGTGCAAGGCGGACTACGAAACCGCCAAGCAGCGAG AGGCCGAGGCTACCGCCAAGCGACCGCGCACGACCATCACCGCCAAGCAGCTGGAGACGCTGAAGAGCGCCTACAACACCTCGCCCAAGCCGGCGCGCCACGTGCGCGAGCAGCTCTCTTCCGAGACCGGCCTGGACATGCGCGTGGTGCAG GTTTGGTTCCAGAACCGCCGGGCCAAGGAGAAGAGGCTGAAGAAGGACGCCGGCCGACAGCGCTGGGGGCAGTATTTCCGCAGCATGAAGCGCTCCCGCGGCGGCTCCAAGTCGGACAAGGACAGCGTCCAGGAGGGGCAGGACAGCGACGCCGAGGTCTCCTTCCCCG ATGAGCCTTCCTTGGTGGAAATGGGCCCGGCCAACGGCCTCTACGGGAGCTTGGGGGAGCCCACCCCGGCCTTGGGCCGGCCCTCGGGATCGCTGGGCAACTTCACACTGGAGCATGGAGGCCTGGCAGGCCCAGAGCAGTACCGGGAGCTGCGCCCCGGCAGCCCCTACGGAGTCCCCCCATCCCCCGCCGCCCCTCAGAGCCTCCCCGgcccccagcctctcctctccaGCTTGGTGTACCCAGATGCCAGCTTGGGCCTTGTGCCCTCAGGAGCCCCAGGCGGGCCCCCGCCCATGAGGGTGCTGGCAGGGAACGGACCCAGTT
- the QSOX2 gene encoding sulfhydryl oxidase 2 isoform X2: protein MRGTRCRADGTWIPAFGGLSLLVWWGEGVKYVGKMKIFTFPEHRFSACLRRSTSCGSLCKGIGGMISSLCGCLSQDVVATRGAAASDLRHWSLHGHDWASAIRVAALDCMEDKNQAVCHDYDIHFYPTFRYFKAFTKEFTTGETFKGPDRELRTVRQTMIDFLQNHTEGSWPPACPPLNPIQPSDVLSLIDHRGSHYVAIVFESNSSYLGREVILDLIPYENIVVTRALDGDKAFLEKLGVSSVPSCFLIHPNGSCGLINVAKPFRAFFSSYLKSLPDVRKKPLSLPEKPNKEENSEVVVWREFDKSKLYTADLESGLHYLLRVELAAHRSLAGAELKTLKDFVTVVAKLFPGRPPVRKLLETLQEWLASLPLDRIPYNAVLDLVNNKMRISGIFLTNHIKWVGCQGSRPQLRGYPCSLWKLFHTLTVQASAHPDTLVGTGFEDDPQAVLQTVRRYIRTFFGCKECGEHFEEMAKESMDSVKTPDQAILWLWRKHNVVNGRLAGHPSEDPRFPKLQWPTPDLCPACHEEMKGLDSWDEGHVLTFLKQHYSRDNLLDTYSADQGDSGEGGPLARGEEEEKRLIPPDKSHGDQDAQSVRPPSVLGPRPALPESLRHRLDVRLQSLDGPKVHKQVEVAVPFLGVGFSSLDMSLCVVLYVASSLFLMVMYFFFRVRSRRWKVKYHHPAV from the exons ATGCGGGGGACGCGCTGCCGAGCTGATGGGACATGGATCCCGGCCTTCGGAGGGCTGAGCCTTTTGGTCTGGTGGGGAGAAGGTGTGAAATATGTTGGGAAGATGAAGATCTTTACTTTCCCAGAGCATCGGTTTTCTGCATGTTTGAGGAGGAGCACGTCCTGCGGAAGCCTTTGTAAAGGGATTGGTGGAATGATTTCTTCTCTCTGTGGGTGTTTGTCTCAGGATGTAGTGGCTACACGTGGGGCTGCAGCATCTGACCTGCGTCACTGGAGTCTCCATGGCCACG ACTGGGCTAGCGCCATCCGCGTCGCCGCTCTTGACTGCATGGAAGACAAGAACCAGGCCGTGTGCCATGACTACGACATCCACTTCTACCCCACCTTCCGG tattttaaagcatttacaAAGGAGTTTACAACGGGAGAAACTTTTAAAG GACCTGACCGCGAGCTTCGAACAGTCAGACAGACCATGATTGACTTCCTGCAGAACCACACGGAGGGGAGCTGGCCCCCCGCCTGCCCGCCCCTGAACCCCATCCA GCCCAGTGATGTTCTTTCTCTCATTGACCACCGTGGCAGCCATTACGTGGCTATTGTCTTTGAAAGCAACAGTTCCTACCTTGGACGAGAG GTGATCCTAGACCTGATCCCATATGAAAACATCGTGGTCACTCGAGCGCTGGACGGGGACAAAGCGTTTCTGGAGAAACTCGGGGTTTCTTCAGTTCCCTCGTGTTTCCTGATCCACCCAAATGGGTCATGTGGATTGATTAACGT CGCGAAGCCTTTTCGGgccttcttttcctcttatttGAAGTCATTGCCGGATGTGAGGAAAAAACCACTTTCCTTGCCTGAAAAgccaaacaaagaagaaaattcagaagTCGTGGTTTGGAGGGAATTTGACAA GTCGAAGCTGTACACAGCGGACCTGGAGTCGGGTCTGCACTACCTCCTGCGGGTAGAGCTGGCGGCCCACAGGTCCTTGGCCGGAGCGGAGCTGAAGACGCTCAAGGACTTTGTGACTGTTGTGGCAAAG CTGTTCCCCGGACGGCCACCAGTCAGGAAGCTATTGGAGACGCTGCAGGAGTGGCTGGCCAGCCTTCCCCTGGACAGGATCCCCTACAACGCCGTGCTGGACCTGGTCAACAACAAGATGCGG atttctggAATATTCCTTACTAATCACATAAAGTGGGTTGGATGTCAAGGAAGCCGACCTCAGTTGAGGGGTTACCCATGTTCTCTCTGGAAACTGTTCCACACTTTGACTGTTCAAGCCTCGGCCCACCCAGACACACTGGTTGGCACAG GCTTTGAAGATGACCCCCAGGCTGTGCTGCAGACGGTGAGGAGGTACATTCGCACCTTCTTTGGGTGTAAGGAGTGTGGTGAGCACTTTGAGGAAATGGCTAAAGAATCCATGGATTCAGTGAAAACCCCAGACCAAGCCATCCTCTGGCTTTGGAGGAAGCATAATGTGGTGAATGGCCGCCTGGCAG GCCATCCGAGTGAGGATCCGAGATTTCCAAAGCTTCAGTGGCCCACTCCAGACCTCTGCCCAGCCTGCCATGAGGAAATGAAGGGCCTGGACAGCTGGGATGAAGGCCACGTGCTCACATTCTTGAAGCAGCACTATAGCCGTGACAACCTCTTAGACACTTATTCCGCAGACCAGGGGGATTCTGGTGAAGGAGGACCCCTGGCCAgaggtgaagaagaggaaaaacgaCTCATTCCCCCAGATAAGTCTCATGGAGACCAAGACGCCCAGAGCGTTCGTCCACCCAGTGTACTGGGCCCCAGGCCCGCCCTTCCGGAGAGCTTGCGCCACAGGCTGGACGTGAGACTGCAGAGTCTGGATGGGCCCAAGGTCCACAAGCAGGTGGAGGTGGCCGTGCCCTTCCTTGGGGTCGGCTTCTCCAGCCTGGACATGAGTCTCTGTGTGGTGCTGTATGTGGCTTCGTCCCTGTTCCTCATGGTGATGTACTTCTTCTTCCGGGTGAGGTCCAGGCGGTGGAAGGTCAAATACCACCACCCGGCTGTGTGA